Proteins from a genomic interval of Pseudomonas silesiensis:
- a CDS encoding amidohydrolase family protein encodes MPLFRYSVACLLVFACHVASAREYAYSDAHLHYVDFFQETAGMPKLLKAMADNRIEHVMISGIPVAKKWHEDEPKRPRYYAGDDADAYWYSATDVIVAAAVNSLAPEQRQYFHPFLSGFNPNDKNSAAHIQRMLDLNPGLWQGIGEVFTRHDDLTALTSGDTPRANNEAMTRIYHLAAENDLPVMLHSNITSKREKNPLYLAEVEEPLRNHPHTRFIWAHAGTSAEIHRHQTRLDFLLPTLTRMLEAYPNLFVDLSWSMLTPYLLDEQGKPRGEWLKLVERFPERFMLGSDVVGRFNKLGKEMRSFDPFLDALPEDVARKVARDNFLSILPRAL; translated from the coding sequence GTGCCTCTGTTCCGCTACAGCGTTGCCTGCCTGCTGGTCTTTGCCTGTCACGTTGCCAGCGCCCGGGAGTATGCCTACAGCGACGCGCACCTGCACTACGTGGACTTTTTTCAGGAAACGGCCGGGATGCCGAAATTGCTCAAGGCCATGGCCGACAATCGCATCGAGCATGTGATGATTTCCGGCATTCCGGTGGCCAAGAAATGGCACGAGGACGAACCCAAGCGTCCACGTTATTACGCTGGCGATGATGCCGATGCCTACTGGTACAGCGCCACCGATGTCATAGTCGCCGCTGCTGTGAACAGCTTGGCCCCCGAGCAGCGTCAGTACTTTCACCCGTTCCTGTCAGGCTTCAACCCCAACGACAAGAACTCCGCGGCGCATATCCAGCGCATGCTCGATCTCAATCCCGGTCTGTGGCAGGGCATAGGCGAAGTCTTTACCCGCCATGACGACCTGACTGCGCTGACCTCCGGCGACACGCCACGGGCCAACAACGAAGCCATGACGCGTATCTATCATTTGGCGGCTGAAAACGATTTGCCGGTGATGCTGCATTCCAACATCACCTCCAAGCGCGAAAAAAATCCACTGTACCTGGCGGAGGTCGAAGAGCCTCTGCGCAATCATCCGCACACCCGGTTCATCTGGGCCCACGCCGGTACCAGCGCCGAGATTCATCGCCACCAGACCCGGCTGGACTTTCTGCTGCCGACGTTGACCCGCATGCTTGAGGCTTACCCCAACCTGTTCGTCGACCTGTCCTGGAGCATGCTGACCCCCTATCTGCTGGATGAGCAGGGCAAGCCTCGGGGCGAGTGGTTGAAACTGGTGGAGCGCTTCCCGGAGCGCTTCATGCTTGGCTCTGATGTCGTGGGGCGTTTCAACAAGCTTGGTAAGGAAATGCGCAGCTTCGATCCGTTTCTCGACGCTTTGCCAGAAGACGTCGCCAGAAAAGTCGCGCGGGATAACTTTCTCTCGATCCTGCCTCGTGCCCTGTAG
- the purN gene encoding phosphoribosylglycinamide formyltransferase — MSQTCDVVVLLSGSGSNLQALIDSTRTGDSPARIAAVISNRADAYGLQRASDAGIDTRCLDHKAFEGREAFDAALIELIDAFNPKLVVLAGFMRILSAGFVRHYQGRLLNIHPSLLPKYKGLHTHQRALEAGDTEHGCSVHFVTEELDGGPLVVQAVIPVELQDSPQSLAQRVHSQEHLIYPMAVRWFAEGRLSLGEQGALLDGKLLAASGHLIRT; from the coding sequence ATGTCTCAGACCTGTGATGTGGTGGTGCTGTTGTCCGGCAGCGGCAGTAACTTGCAGGCCTTGATCGACAGCACGCGGACCGGCGACAGCCCGGCCCGCATCGCTGCGGTGATCTCCAACCGCGCCGACGCCTACGGTCTGCAACGCGCCAGCGACGCGGGTATCGATACCCGCTGCCTGGATCACAAGGCTTTCGAAGGCCGCGAGGCCTTCGATGCCGCGCTGATCGAACTGATCGACGCCTTCAATCCCAAACTCGTGGTCCTGGCCGGCTTCATGCGCATTCTCAGCGCCGGCTTCGTACGTCATTACCAGGGTCGCCTGCTCAACATCCATCCCTCGCTGCTGCCCAAATACAAAGGGTTACACACTCACCAGCGCGCGCTGGAGGCCGGCGACACCGAGCACGGCTGCTCCGTGCACTTCGTCACCGAGGAACTCGATGGCGGACCGCTGGTCGTACAAGCAGTAATACCGGTAGAGTTGCAGGATTCGCCGCAGAGTCTGGCGCAGCGAGTCCATAGCCAGGAACACCTGATCTACCCGATGGCTGTACGCTGGTTTGCCGAAGGTCGTTTATCACTCGGCGAGCAAGGTGCTTTACTGGATGGAAAGCTACTCGCCGCCAGCGGCCACTTGATTCGAACCTAG
- a CDS encoding AI-2E family transporter — MADTRRWYWLGGVFLLCAFFWLLHPILTPFLVALLLAYLFDPLVDRLEKAGLSRTWGVIAVFALFTLIFTALLLVLVPMLAKQLFRLYELTPQMLDWLQHSALPWAQSKFGLSDGFWKFDKLKAAISEHMGQTTDIVGVVLSQATASGLALIALLANLVLIPVVMFYLLRDWDLMMAKIRGLLPRDREARVMTLAGECHEVLGAFVRGQFLVMVALGVIYAAGLMLIGLELGLLIGLIAGLAAIVPYMGFVIGIGAALVAGLFQFGGDLYPMVGIVAVFMVGQALEGMVLTPLLVGDRIGLHPVAVIFAILAGGELFGFTGVLLALPVAAVIMVLVRHVHDLYKDSDMYSGVDEPEL, encoded by the coding sequence ATGGCCGATACGCGGCGTTGGTACTGGTTGGGTGGGGTGTTCCTGCTCTGCGCGTTTTTCTGGCTGTTGCATCCGATCCTGACGCCCTTTCTGGTCGCGCTGCTGCTGGCCTATCTGTTCGACCCTCTTGTAGATCGACTGGAGAAAGCCGGTCTGTCCAGGACCTGGGGCGTGATAGCGGTGTTCGCGCTATTTACCCTGATCTTCACCGCCTTGCTATTGGTGTTGGTGCCGATGCTCGCCAAGCAATTGTTTCGCTTGTACGAACTGACGCCGCAGATGCTCGACTGGTTGCAGCACAGCGCCCTGCCTTGGGCGCAATCGAAATTTGGCCTGTCGGACGGTTTCTGGAAATTCGACAAGCTCAAGGCAGCGATCAGCGAACACATGGGCCAGACCACTGACATTGTCGGCGTGGTGCTGAGTCAGGCGACGGCGTCCGGGCTGGCATTGATCGCTTTGCTGGCGAATCTGGTGCTGATCCCGGTGGTGATGTTCTACCTGTTGCGGGACTGGGACCTGATGATGGCCAAGATCCGCGGCCTGCTGCCCCGTGATCGCGAAGCGCGTGTGATGACACTGGCCGGTGAATGCCATGAAGTGCTGGGTGCATTCGTGCGCGGGCAGTTTCTGGTGATGGTGGCGCTGGGCGTGATCTACGCGGCGGGCCTGATGCTGATAGGGCTGGAGCTGGGGCTGTTGATCGGTCTCATTGCCGGTCTGGCCGCGATTGTGCCTTATATGGGGTTTGTTATCGGGATAGGTGCGGCATTGGTTGCCGGTCTGTTCCAGTTCGGTGGCGACCTGTACCCGATGGTCGGCATCGTCGCAGTGTTCATGGTCGGCCAGGCCCTGGAAGGCATGGTGCTGACACCTTTACTGGTGGGAGACCGGATCGGTCTGCATCCGGTGGCGGTGATCTTCGCGATTCTGGCGGGGGGCGAGCTGTTCGGCTTCACCGGCGTGCTTCTGGCGCTGCCGGTGGCGGCGGTGATCATGGTGCTGGTGCGGCATGTGCATGATTTGTATAAGGATTCAGACATGTACAGTGGCGTCGACGAGCCTGAGCTCTAG
- a CDS encoding C40 family peptidase has translation MLKRFAPLVPLALVTLLFGCAAHTPAPQQEQNQQVINSVTAQSSSVLLQEAIEQEAASDKELASFGNGKSYQLPVLADSILERGMSLIGTRYRFGGTSEAGFDCSGFIGYLFREEAGMNLPRSTREMINVDAPLVTRSDLKPGDLLFFATNGRRGRVSHAGIYLGDNQFIHSSSRRSGGVRIDSLGDSYWSKTFIEAKRALAMAPDSTPTIVTARK, from the coding sequence ATGCTCAAGCGCTTCGCACCCCTCGTGCCCCTCGCACTCGTCACCCTGTTGTTCGGTTGCGCTGCTCATACTCCAGCGCCCCAGCAAGAGCAAAATCAGCAGGTTATCAATTCCGTTACCGCCCAATCGAGTTCCGTTCTTCTCCAGGAAGCGATCGAGCAAGAGGCAGCCTCCGATAAAGAGCTCGCCAGCTTCGGCAATGGCAAGTCCTACCAGCTTCCGGTTCTGGCCGACAGCATCCTCGAACGCGGCATGTCCCTGATCGGCACCCGTTACCGTTTCGGTGGCACCTCCGAGGCCGGCTTCGATTGCAGCGGTTTCATTGGTTATCTGTTTCGTGAAGAGGCCGGTATGAACCTGCCGCGCTCGACTCGGGAAATGATCAACGTGGACGCCCCGTTGGTGACCCGCAGCGATCTGAAGCCAGGTGACTTGTTGTTCTTCGCCACCAATGGCCGTCGTGGGCGCGTCAGTCACGCCGGGATCTACCTGGGCGACAACCAGTTCATCCATTCCAGCAGCCGCCGCAGCGGTGGTGTGCGGATTGACAGCCTGGGCGACAGCTACTGGAGCAAGACCTTCATCGAAGCCAAGCGCGCGCTCGCCATGGCGCCGGATTCGACCCCGACGATCGTCACGGCACGCAAGTAA
- the hda gene encoding DnaA regulatory inactivator Hda — MKPIQLPLGVRLRDDATFINYYPGANAAALGYVERLCEADAGWTESLIYLWGKDGVGRTHLLQAACLRFEQLGEPAVYLPLAELLDRGIEILDNLEQYELVCLDDLQAVAGRADWEEALFHLFNRLRDSGRRLLIAASTSPRELPVKLADLKSRLTLALIFQMRPLSDEDKLRALQLRASRRGLHLTDEVGHFILTRGTRSMSALFELLERLDQASLQAQRKLTIPFLKETLGW, encoded by the coding sequence ATGAAACCGATTCAGCTGCCCCTAGGTGTGCGTCTGCGTGACGACGCTACCTTTATCAATTACTACCCAGGCGCCAATGCCGCTGCACTCGGCTATGTCGAGCGGCTCTGCGAAGCCGACGCCGGCTGGACCGAAAGCCTGATTTATCTCTGGGGCAAGGACGGGGTAGGGCGTACGCATCTGCTGCAGGCGGCCTGCCTGCGTTTCGAACAGCTGGGCGAACCGGCAGTGTATCTGCCATTGGCCGAGCTGCTGGATCGTGGCATCGAAATCCTCGACAACCTCGAACAATACGAGCTGGTCTGCCTGGATGACTTGCAGGCAGTCGCCGGGCGCGCGGATTGGGAGGAGGCACTGTTCCATCTGTTCAACCGTCTGCGTGACAGCGGTCGGCGCCTGTTGATCGCCGCCTCGACGTCCCCGCGAGAGTTGCCGGTCAAGCTGGCGGATCTCAAATCCCGGCTGACCCTGGCCCTGATCTTCCAGATGCGCCCACTCTCCGACGAAGACAAATTGCGCGCCTTGCAGCTGCGCGCTTCTCGTCGCGGCTTGCACCTGACCGACGAAGTCGGGCATTTCATCCTGACGCGCGGCACTCGCAGCATGAGCGCGCTGTTCGAGTTGCTCGAGCGCCTCGACCAGGCTTCTCTTCAAGCCCAGCGCAAGTTGACGATTCCGTTTCTCAAAGAAACGTTGGGCTGGTGA
- a CDS encoding OsmC family protein — MTVTVNTVSAEGFRHSVQIDEHELFADVPKDIGGEGTAPEPHDYFDAALGACKAVTLKMYAKKKDIPLTGVTVEVKRDNSQEQKGKYALHVKLTLKGVLTNAQRDELHRVADRCPVHKLMTSTEVSIETHLSEGAFSQ, encoded by the coding sequence ATGACTGTTACCGTCAATACCGTTTCCGCCGAAGGTTTTCGTCACAGCGTCCAGATCGATGAGCACGAATTGTTTGCCGATGTACCCAAAGATATCGGCGGCGAAGGCACTGCGCCAGAACCCCATGACTACTTCGACGCCGCCCTCGGCGCCTGCAAGGCCGTGACCCTGAAGATGTACGCCAAAAAGAAAGACATCCCGCTGACCGGTGTCACGGTCGAGGTCAAACGCGATAACAGCCAAGAGCAGAAAGGCAAATACGCCCTGCACGTCAAACTGACCCTCAAGGGCGTACTCACCAACGCCCAGCGCGACGAACTGCATCGCGTAGCCGATCGCTGTCCGGTACACAAGCTGATGACCAGCACCGAGGTCAGCATCGAAACCCATCTGTCCGAAGGTGCGTTCAGCCAATAG
- the htpG gene encoding molecular chaperone HtpG, whose protein sequence is MSVETQKETLGFQTEVKQLLHLMIHSLYSNKEIFLRELISNASDAVDKLRFEALAKPDLLEGGAELKIRVSFDKDAKTVTLEDNGIGMSRDDAVTHLGTIAKSGTADFMKHLSGDQKKDSHLIGQFGVGFYSAFIVADKVDVYSRRAGLAASEGVHWSSKGEGEFEIATVEKAERGTRIVLHLKSGEDEFADGWRLRNIIKKYSDHIALPIELPKEAAAVEGEEKPAVEWETVNRASALWTRPRTEIKDEEYQEFYKHVAHDFENPLSWSHNKVEGKLEYSSLLYVPARAPFDLYQREAPKGLKLYVQRVFVMDQAESFLPLYLRFIKGVVDSNDLSLNVSREILQKDPIIDSMKSALTKRVLDMLEKLAKNDPEQYKSFWKNFGQVMKEGPAEDFANKEKIAGLLRFASTQGEEGEQVVSLAEYLARAKEGQDKIYYLTGETYAQVKNSPHLEVFRKKGIEVLLLTDRIDEWLMSYLSDFDGKSFVDVARGDLDLGNLDSEEDKKAAEEVAKSKEGLVERLKTALGDSVAEVRVSHRLTDSPAILAIGEQDLGMQMRQILEASGQKVPESKPIFEFNPAHPLIEKLDNEQSDERFGDLSHILFDQAALAAGDSLKDPAAYVRRLNKLLVELSV, encoded by the coding sequence ATGAGTGTGGAAACTCAAAAGGAAACCCTGGGCTTCCAGACCGAGGTGAAGCAGCTGCTGCACCTCATGATCCATTCGCTGTATTCCAACAAGGAAATTTTCCTTCGCGAATTGATCTCGAACGCCTCTGACGCTGTCGATAAATTACGCTTTGAAGCCTTGGCCAAGCCTGACCTGCTGGAAGGTGGCGCCGAGCTGAAAATCCGTGTGAGCTTCGACAAGGACGCTAAAACCGTCACCCTCGAAGACAACGGCATCGGTATGAGCCGCGACGACGCGGTGACCCACTTGGGCACCATCGCCAAATCCGGCACTGCCGATTTCATGAAGCATCTGTCCGGCGATCAGAAGAAAGATTCGCACCTGATCGGTCAGTTCGGTGTGGGCTTCTACTCTGCGTTCATCGTCGCCGATAAAGTCGACGTGTACAGCCGTCGTGCCGGCCTCGCTGCCAGCGAAGGCGTGCACTGGTCGTCCAAGGGCGAAGGCGAATTCGAAATCGCCACCGTCGAGAAAGCCGAGCGCGGTACCCGCATCGTCCTGCACCTGAAATCCGGTGAAGACGAATTCGCCGATGGCTGGCGTCTGCGCAACATCATCAAGAAGTACTCCGATCACATCGCTTTGCCGATCGAGTTGCCAAAAGAAGCGGCAGCTGTCGAGGGTGAGGAGAAGCCGGCCGTCGAATGGGAAACCGTCAACCGCGCCAGCGCCCTGTGGACCCGTCCGCGTACCGAGATCAAGGACGAGGAATACCAGGAGTTCTACAAGCACGTCGCCCACGATTTCGAGAACCCGCTGAGCTGGAGCCACAACAAGGTCGAAGGCAAGCTGGAATACAGCTCGCTGCTCTACGTGCCGGCCCGTGCTCCGTTCGACCTGTACCAGCGTGAAGCCCCTAAAGGCCTGAAGCTGTACGTGCAGCGCGTGTTCGTCATGGATCAGGCGGAGTCGTTCCTGCCGCTGTACCTGCGCTTCATCAAAGGCGTGGTCGATTCCAACGACCTGTCGCTGAACGTGTCGCGGGAAATCCTGCAGAAAGACCCGATCATCGACTCCATGAAGTCGGCGCTGACCAAGCGTGTGCTCGACATGCTGGAAAAACTGGCGAAGAACGACCCTGAGCAGTACAAGAGCTTCTGGAAAAACTTCGGCCAGGTCATGAAAGAAGGCCCGGCAGAAGACTTCGCCAACAAAGAGAAAATCGCCGGCCTGCTGCGTTTCGCCTCCACTCAGGGCGAAGAAGGCGAGCAAGTGGTTTCCCTGGCCGAATACCTGGCGCGCGCCAAGGAAGGCCAGGACAAGATCTACTACCTGACCGGCGAAACCTACGCGCAGGTCAAAAACAGCCCGCACCTGGAAGTCTTCCGCAAGAAAGGCATCGAAGTGCTGCTGCTGACCGACCGCATCGACGAGTGGTTGATGAGCTACCTCAGCGACTTCGATGGCAAGAGCTTTGTCGACGTGGCGCGTGGTGACCTGGACCTGGGCAACCTGGACTCGGAAGAAGACAAGAAAGCCGCGGAAGAAGTCGCCAAATCCAAAGAAGGTCTGGTTGAGCGTCTGAAAACCGCACTGGGCGATTCTGTGGCCGAAGTGCGGGTTTCCCACCGTCTGACCGATTCCCCGGCGATCCTGGCCATCGGCGAGCAGGACCTGGGCATGCAAATGCGGCAGATCCTGGAAGCCAGCGGTCAAAAGGTTCCGGAGTCGAAGCCGATTTTCGAATTCAACCCGGCTCACCCGCTGATCGAGAAACTCGACAACGAGCAGAGCGACGAGCGCTTCGGCGACCTGTCGCACATCCTCTTCGATCAGGCGGCCCTGGCGGCCGGCGACAGCTTGAAGGACCCGGCCGCGTATGTGCGCCGCCTCAACAAGCTGCTGGTTGAACTGTCGGTTTAA
- a CDS encoding DUF3108 domain-containing protein, with protein MRRALLFACALLVLPFAQAAELQPFSASYTADWKQLPMSGTAERSLTKQANGAWKLSFKASMMIASLTEESTLTLDKDTLLPQSYHFERGGLGKAKKADLDFDWTNKMVTGTDRGDPVKLPLNRGMVDKSTYQLALQHDVAAGKKSMSYQVVDDGEVDTYDFRVLGSEKVDTKAGQIDAIKVERVRDPTQSKRITVLWFAKDWDYLLVRLQQVETDGKEYNIMLLDGTVNGKAVKGS; from the coding sequence ATGCGTCGCGCCCTGCTCTTCGCTTGCGCTCTGCTCGTCCTGCCTTTTGCGCAGGCTGCAGAACTTCAACCTTTCTCCGCCAGCTACACCGCCGACTGGAAGCAGTTGCCCATGAGCGGCACCGCCGAGCGCAGCCTGACCAAGCAGGCCAACGGCGCCTGGAAGCTCAGCTTCAAGGCCTCGATGATGATCGCAAGCCTCACCGAAGAAAGCACCCTGACCCTGGACAAGGACACCTTGCTTCCCCAGTCCTACCATTTTGAACGTGGCGGCCTGGGCAAAGCCAAGAAGGCTGACCTGGATTTCGACTGGACCAACAAAATGGTCACCGGCACCGATCGCGGCGACCCGGTCAAACTTCCGCTCAACCGCGGCATGGTCGACAAATCCACTTATCAGCTGGCCCTGCAGCATGACGTGGCCGCCGGCAAGAAAAGCATGAGCTATCAGGTCGTCGACGATGGCGAAGTCGATACCTATGACTTCCGCGTGCTGGGTTCGGAAAAAGTCGACACCAAGGCTGGCCAGATCGATGCGATCAAGGTCGAGCGCGTGCGCGATCCGACCCAGAGCAAACGCATCACCGTGCTGTGGTTCGCCAAGGACTGGGATTACCTGCTGGTCCGCCTGCAACAGGTCGAGACTGACGGCAAGGAGTACAACATCATGCTCCTGGACGGTACGGTCAACGGCAAGGCTGTCAAAGGCAGCTGA
- a CDS encoding DUF2066 domain-containing protein has product MRFIKLLFMGGLSLVSLASQAETVKGLYQVREPVSSQAPEERDQATQRALDTLVLRLTGDPKAAQSPGLAALRKDPQQIISQYGFDAGPPEVLKVDFDPAATGQALRRAGLSLWGANRPSILGWWLNDATEGSSLVGDGQASAVPLRRAAQHRGLPLRLPLADLNEQIVATAPNLESADPAPLRGASGRYNADALLAVHAREEGGQWQAKWRLWLGDQKEAGSVQGADQAAVADAVMLAVNQRLAPRFVVKPGASSEQLLEVQGMNLERYAALGRLLEPFGARLQSVDGDRILYRVNGSVEQLKAQLSLARLQEVPAGEAPAPATPVQPSVDGSVPAVAAPAKPTPQLRFRW; this is encoded by the coding sequence ATGCGTTTTATCAAATTGCTGTTTATGGGCGGTTTATCCTTGGTCAGCCTTGCCAGTCAGGCCGAAACCGTCAAAGGCCTTTATCAAGTGCGCGAGCCTGTCAGCAGTCAGGCGCCCGAGGAGCGCGATCAAGCCACCCAGCGAGCGCTGGATACCCTGGTATTGCGCTTGACCGGTGATCCCAAGGCGGCGCAAAGCCCGGGTTTGGCGGCGCTGCGCAAGGATCCCCAGCAGATCATCAGTCAATACGGTTTTGATGCAGGCCCGCCGGAGGTGCTGAAGGTCGATTTCGATCCGGCCGCCACGGGGCAGGCATTGCGCCGGGCCGGATTGTCGCTATGGGGCGCGAACCGGCCGTCGATCCTGGGCTGGTGGTTGAACGATGCCACCGAGGGCTCGAGCCTGGTGGGCGATGGTCAGGCCAGCGCGGTGCCATTGCGCCGCGCGGCACAACACCGTGGTTTGCCATTGCGCCTGCCGCTGGCGGACCTGAATGAGCAGATCGTGGCCACCGCGCCGAATCTGGAAAGCGCGGACCCGGCGCCGTTGCGCGGCGCTTCGGGCCGTTATAATGCCGATGCCTTGCTCGCCGTGCATGCCCGTGAAGAAGGGGGGCAGTGGCAGGCCAAGTGGCGTCTGTGGCTGGGCGATCAGAAAGAAGCCGGCAGTGTGCAGGGCGCGGATCAGGCCGCCGTTGCCGATGCGGTCATGTTGGCGGTCAATCAGCGTCTGGCACCACGGTTTGTGGTCAAGCCGGGTGCTTCGAGCGAACAATTGCTGGAAGTGCAGGGCATGAACCTGGAACGCTATGCGGCCCTTGGGCGTTTGCTCGAACCCTTCGGTGCGCGCCTGCAAAGCGTCGACGGCGACCGCATCCTGTATCGGGTCAATGGCAGCGTCGAACAGTTGAAGGCGCAATTATCCCTGGCCAGGTTGCAGGAAGTGCCGGCCGGTGAGGCGCCAGCCCCCGCTACCCCTGTCCAGCCTTCGGTTGATGGCTCGGTACCTGCCGTGGCAGCGCCTGCGAAGCCGACGCCGCAGCTGCGTTTTCGCTGGTAA
- a CDS encoding PaaI family thioesterase has protein sequence MTDHFKAQLQQAHERGDYASLLHLIPYAKLIGVECSRVGDEVLFRLPANKDNIGNPLLPAIHGGVIAGFMELSAALHLLIFTGSPGVPKIIDFSLDYLRAGQFRDTWAKCQVCRQGRRVANVAITAWQSSESEPIATARAHFKIEEPLKS, from the coding sequence ATGACTGACCACTTCAAGGCACAACTGCAACAGGCTCATGAGCGGGGGGACTACGCCTCGCTGCTGCACCTGATCCCCTATGCCAAACTGATCGGCGTCGAGTGTTCACGCGTGGGGGATGAGGTGTTGTTTCGCTTGCCAGCCAACAAGGACAACATCGGCAACCCTCTGCTGCCGGCGATTCACGGCGGGGTGATTGCCGGGTTCATGGAGTTGTCCGCGGCGTTGCACCTGCTGATATTCACCGGATCGCCCGGCGTGCCGAAGATCATCGACTTTTCCCTCGACTACCTGCGCGCAGGGCAATTTCGTGACACTTGGGCCAAGTGCCAGGTATGTCGCCAAGGGCGGCGCGTCGCCAACGTGGCGATTACCGCCTGGCAAAGCAGCGAATCCGAGCCGATTGCCACGGCCCGGGCCCACTTCAAAATCGAAGAGCCCTTGAAATCCTGA
- the purM gene encoding phosphoribosylformylglycinamidine cyclo-ligase has protein sequence MSKQPSLSYKDAGVDIDAGEALVERIKSVAKRTARPEVMGGLGGFGALCEIPAGYKQPVLVSGTDGVGTKLRLALNLNKHDSIGIDLVAMCVNDLVVCGAEPLFFLDYYATGKLNVETATQVVTGIGAGCELSGCSLVGGETAEMPGMYEGEDYDLAGFCVGVVEKSEIIDGSKVAAGDALLALPSSGPHSNGYSLIRKIIEVAGADIENIQLDGKPLTDLLMAPTRIYVKPLLKLIKDTGAVKAMAHITGGGLLDNIPRVLPKGAQAVVDVASWTRPAVFDWLQEQGNVDENEMHRVLNCGVGMVICVAQEHVETALNVLREAGEQPWVIGQIATAAEGAAQVELKNLKAH, from the coding sequence ATGAGCAAGCAACCCTCCCTGAGCTACAAGGACGCCGGTGTAGACATCGACGCCGGTGAAGCATTGGTCGAACGCATCAAGAGCGTCGCCAAGCGCACTGCGCGCCCGGAAGTCATGGGCGGCCTGGGCGGTTTTGGCGCCCTCTGCGAAATCCCGGCCGGCTACAAGCAGCCCGTGCTGGTTTCCGGTACTGACGGCGTCGGCACCAAGCTGCGCCTGGCACTGAACCTGAACAAGCACGACAGCATCGGCATCGACCTGGTGGCCATGTGCGTCAACGACCTGGTGGTCTGCGGTGCAGAGCCGCTGTTCTTCCTTGACTACTATGCCACCGGCAAGCTCAACGTCGAAACCGCGACCCAGGTCGTGACCGGCATCGGCGCCGGCTGCGAACTGTCCGGCTGCTCCCTGGTCGGCGGCGAAACCGCTGAAATGCCTGGCATGTACGAAGGCGAAGACTACGACCTGGCCGGCTTCTGCGTCGGCGTGGTGGAAAAATCCGAAATCATCGACGGCTCGAAAGTCGCTGCCGGCGATGCCCTGCTCGCCCTGCCGTCTTCCGGTCCGCACTCCAACGGTTACTCGCTGATCCGCAAGATCATCGAAGTGGCTGGTGCCGACATCGAAAACATCCAGCTCGACGGCAAGCCGCTGACCGACCTGCTGATGGCCCCGACCCGCATCTACGTGAAGCCGCTGCTCAAGCTGATCAAGGACACCGGCGCGGTCAAGGCCATGGCCCACATCACCGGCGGCGGCCTGCTGGACAACATCCCGCGCGTGCTGCCAAAAGGCGCTCAAGCGGTGGTTGACGTGGCAAGCTGGACTCGCCCTGCCGTGTTCGACTGGCTGCAAGAGCAAGGCAACGTCGACGAAAACGAGATGCACCGCGTGCTGAACTGCGGCGTGGGCATGGTCATCTGCGTCGCTCAGGAGCACGTCGAAACCGCGCTGAACGTGCTGCGTGAAGCCGGCGAGCAGCCTTGGGTCATCGGCCAGATCGCCACCGCTGCCGAAGGCGCGGCCCAGGTCGAACTGAAAAACCTCAAGGCCCACTGA
- a CDS encoding pirin family protein, which yields MNTLLVIRPRAEDVEGQPILRPLPSAKCRSVGPFVFFDHMLQTRYPAGKGMNIRQHPHIGLSTLTYLFEGQIQHKDSLGSDQVVEAGDVSWMTAGSAIAHVERTPQALKDSGFSMHGLQIWLASPKEHEQGPGHYSHHPAATLPVSDNLGVKIRMIAGSGFCLISPVPVLSPTLYAELNLQTATTLLIPAEHEERALYVLSGEAQLDGELLEPHTLAVLPAGEEMTLFAESDCHAVLFGGAPLDGPRRINWNFVASDPAAIEEARRRWAAGDWPTVPGESERIELP from the coding sequence ATGAACACTCTGCTCGTGATCCGCCCCCGCGCCGAAGATGTCGAGGGCCAACCGATTCTTCGCCCCTTGCCGTCAGCCAAATGCCGCAGCGTCGGGCCTTTCGTGTTTTTCGACCACATGCTGCAAACCCGTTACCCGGCGGGCAAAGGCATGAACATCCGGCAGCACCCGCATATTGGCCTGTCTACCCTGACTTACTTGTTCGAAGGGCAAATCCAGCACAAGGACAGCCTCGGCTCCGACCAGGTGGTCGAGGCCGGGGATGTCAGCTGGATGACAGCCGGCAGCGCGATCGCCCATGTCGAGCGCACACCGCAAGCGTTGAAGGACAGTGGGTTCAGCATGCACGGGTTGCAGATCTGGCTGGCGTCGCCCAAGGAGCATGAACAAGGCCCGGGACACTACAGCCACCATCCAGCGGCCACACTGCCGGTCAGCGATAACCTTGGCGTGAAGATCCGGATGATTGCCGGGTCAGGCTTTTGCCTGATATCGCCGGTACCGGTGCTTTCTCCTACGCTGTATGCCGAATTGAACCTGCAAACGGCCACCACTTTGCTCATACCTGCCGAGCATGAAGAGCGCGCCCTGTATGTGTTGAGTGGCGAGGCGCAGCTGGATGGCGAGCTGTTGGAACCCCATACGCTGGCGGTGTTGCCTGCCGGGGAAGAGATGACGCTGTTCGCCGAGAGCGACTGCCACGCCGTGCTGTTCGGCGGCGCACCGCTGGATGGGCCGAGGCGGATCAACTGGAATTTTGTGGCGAGTGATCCGGCGGCCATCGAAGAAGCGCGGCGACGCTGGGCGGCCGGGGATTGGCCGACGGTGCCGGGGGAAAGCGAGCGGATCGAACTGCCGTAA